A single Bacillus sp. HMF5848 DNA region contains:
- a CDS encoding chemotaxis protein CheW, which produces MTTAIGTELKVIVFQLKDEEYGVPVDQVRSIERVLHITRVPRTDDFVKGVINLRGVVTPIINLRNRFGITEQEYTDSTRIIIVALKDMEVGLIVDAANDVIDIPVSAIEPAPEVVGAVEADYIKGVAKLDKRLLILLDLEKVLNPDG; this is translated from the coding sequence ATGACAACTGCAATAGGAACAGAATTAAAAGTAATTGTATTTCAACTTAAAGATGAAGAATACGGTGTACCTGTTGATCAAGTAAGGTCAATTGAGAGAGTATTGCATATTACAAGAGTGCCTCGAACTGATGATTTTGTAAAAGGAGTAATAAATCTTCGAGGAGTCGTTACTCCGATTATTAATTTACGCAATCGCTTTGGAATTACTGAACAAGAGTATACGGATAGTACGAGAATAATAATTGTTGCATTAAAGGATATGGAAGTAGGGCTTATCGTAGATGCTGCTAACGATGTTATTGATATACCTGTTTCAGCGATAGAACCTGCTCCAGAAGTAGTAGGAGCTGTTGAGGCTGATTATATTAAAGGTGTAGCAAAGTTGGATAAACGCCTTTTGATTTTATTAGACTTAGAAAAAGTATTAAATCCTGACGGTTAA
- a CDS encoding chemotaxis protein CheC, whose protein sequence is MSFIDKINPIQLDILKEIGNIGAGHSATALSKILNKKIDMTVPQVRIVSFDEMMDIVGGPDNVVASVFLRVEGDAPGSMFFVLSLEQASKFIKQLTGDESFSFDKPPYSELSISALQELGNILSGSYLSSLSDFTNLMLMPTVPALSIDMVGAILGYGLLELSQVSDFAIVIDTSINEDENSSDATLQGHFFLLPDPDSFDVIFKSLGVTTNE, encoded by the coding sequence ATGTCATTCATTGATAAAATTAATCCCATACAGTTAGATATATTAAAAGAAATCGGCAACATAGGAGCAGGGCATTCAGCAACAGCTTTATCAAAAATTTTAAACAAAAAAATTGATATGACCGTCCCACAAGTTAGAATTGTATCGTTTGACGAGATGATGGACATTGTTGGGGGACCTGATAATGTAGTTGCTAGTGTGTTCCTTCGTGTCGAAGGAGATGCACCAGGTAGTATGTTTTTCGTATTATCTCTAGAGCAAGCATCTAAGTTTATTAAACAACTAACAGGTGATGAAAGCTTTAGCTTTGATAAGCCACCATATTCTGAGCTATCTATATCAGCCCTTCAAGAACTTGGGAATATTTTATCCGGCTCATATTTGTCATCTTTGTCAGACTTTACAAATCTAATGTTAATGCCAACCGTTCCTGCCTTAAGTATTGATATGGTCGGAGCAATTTTAGGATATGGATTACTTGAATTGTCTCAAGTAAGTGATTTTGCTATTGTTATTGATACTTCCATCAATGAAGACGAGAACTCTAGTGATGCTACATTACAAGGCCATTTCTTTCTACTTCCTGACCCTGACTCTTTTGATGTTATATTTAAATCATTAGGAGTCACTACTAATGAGTAA
- a CDS encoding chemotaxis protein CheD, giving the protein MSNTTFQIVKVGIADMNIVKGQDVIRTSGLGSCVGVIIYDLQQQIAGLAHIMLPNSTLAREERFNTAKYADTATDELISRLLQAGAKRINLKAKIAGGAQMFQFASKNDMMRIGPRNVEAVIERLAYNRISLLAKDVGGSSGRTIEFTPSTGKLTIRTVNQGVHDI; this is encoded by the coding sequence ATGAGTAATACTACTTTTCAAATTGTTAAAGTGGGTATTGCTGATATGAACATTGTAAAGGGACAAGATGTAATTCGGACGTCAGGATTAGGCTCGTGTGTGGGAGTTATCATTTATGATCTTCAGCAACAAATCGCGGGATTAGCACATATCATGTTACCGAACTCTACATTAGCAAGAGAAGAACGTTTTAATACAGCTAAATATGCCGACACTGCTACTGATGAATTAATCTCACGATTACTTCAAGCTGGAGCTAAAAGAATAAATCTTAAAGCAAAAATAGCGGGAGGAGCGCAAATGTTTCAATTTGCCTCTAAAAACGATATGATGCGAATTGGCCCGCGTAATGTTGAAGCAGTTATTGAAAGACTTGCATACAACAGGATATCATTGTTAGCAAAAGATGTAGGCGGTAGTAGTGGCCGAACTATAGAATTTACTCCATCAACTGGAAAATTGACAATTAGAACGGTTAATCAAGGGGTTCATGACATTTAA